From the genome of Sulfurirhabdus autotrophica, one region includes:
- a CDS encoding branched-chain amino acid ABC transporter permease, producing the protein MEIFSQLVVSGISLGMIYAVIAFGYQLTFATSRTLNFGQGEALMLGALVGLTLVDHMSYWMMIPIVLVFGALQGVFVERVAVLPALKIKSEFGWIMTTISLAIIFKNVAENIWGRDDLRFPSPLSSAPLKLFGVNVLPMELMVVGGALAMMIAVEIFNRKSIYGKAVVATSNDRDAAGLMGINTSLVITFSYALSSMTAAFAGVLVAPVTLTGATMGAVLGLKAFAVAIIGGLNSGMGVVVGGLILGIAETTTGYYISTGYKDVPGLVLLLLVLAIKPAGLFGKTVIKKV; encoded by the coding sequence ATGGAAATTTTCTCACAGCTCGTCGTAAGTGGCATATCACTGGGCATGATTTATGCGGTGATAGCGTTTGGTTATCAACTGACTTTTGCAACATCGCGCACACTGAACTTTGGTCAGGGTGAAGCGCTAATGCTGGGGGCATTGGTTGGTCTTACGTTGGTTGACCATATGAGCTATTGGATGATGATTCCAATTGTGCTTGTTTTTGGTGCACTCCAAGGTGTTTTCGTAGAGCGTGTAGCTGTTTTGCCTGCGCTCAAAATTAAATCCGAATTTGGTTGGATCATGACCACTATTTCTCTGGCCATTATTTTCAAGAATGTGGCAGAAAATATATGGGGACGCGATGATCTGAGATTTCCTTCACCGCTTTCGTCAGCACCGCTTAAATTATTCGGTGTGAACGTACTGCCAATGGAATTGATGGTAGTGGGTGGCGCGCTCGCCATGATGATAGCGGTAGAGATTTTCAATCGAAAATCCATATATGGAAAGGCAGTGGTTGCCACATCAAATGACCGTGATGCTGCCGGGCTGATGGGTATTAACACCAGTTTGGTCATTACGTTTTCTTATGCACTGAGTTCCATGACGGCGGCTTTTGCAGGCGTGCTGGTTGCACCAGTTACCCTGACCGGCGCAACCATGGGGGCGGTGCTTGGTTTGAAAGCCTTCGCAGTCGCTATTATCGGTGGTCTTAACAGCGGTATGGGCGTGGTGGTGGGTGGATTGATTCTGGGAATTGCTGAAACAACAACTGGATACTATATCTCAACTGGTTACAAAGACGTGCCAGGTTTGGTGCTGCTGCTGCTGGTGCTGGCAATCAAACCAGCAGGATTATTTGGCAAAACTGTAATTAAAAAGGTGTGA
- a CDS encoding LutB/LldF family L-lactate oxidation iron-sulfur protein: MASIHFKRKASENLGNEKLQSALMRLQERFVDARTAAITDLDDFEATRDAAQKIRDRVLNNLDGWLLYFEREAISRGAVVHWAETAEDVNRIVIDIARQHGVKKVAKSKSMVSEECGLNDALEGAGIQVLETDLGEYILQLAHEPPSHIVAPVVHKTKEEISDLFAEKHQKPRKTGIAELCLEAREELRPGFLAADMGISGANFLIAESGSALIVTNEGNGRLVTTLPRVHVAITGIEKVVPTLEDVSTLIRLLPRSATGQSITNYVSVLTGPKGTEDQDGPEHFHIVLLDNGRSSLLGSEMQSMLRCIRCGACMNHCPVYQNIGGHAYGWVYPGPMGSILTPTFVGLENAMDLPNASTLCGACGVVCPVKIPLPDLLRKLREKQVEQKLRPKREMLALRAWSWMAGHPVFYAFATRIAARLMHWMGGREGRLHYLPGAAGWTDGRDMSVPEGSTFRDLYRRRKS; this comes from the coding sequence GTGGCTTCCATTCATTTTAAACGTAAAGCGTCTGAAAACCTTGGAAATGAAAAGCTTCAGAGCGCGTTGATGCGTTTGCAGGAGCGTTTTGTAGATGCGCGGACAGCAGCAATCACGGATCTGGATGACTTTGAAGCAACGCGCGATGCAGCCCAGAAAATTCGTGATCGTGTACTGAATAATCTGGATGGCTGGTTATTGTATTTTGAGCGGGAAGCGATTTCCCGTGGTGCTGTCGTTCATTGGGCCGAAACGGCAGAAGATGTCAATCGGATTGTCATCGACATTGCGCGCCAGCATGGCGTGAAAAAAGTAGCAAAATCCAAATCCATGGTGAGCGAAGAATGCGGGCTGAATGATGCGCTTGAAGGTGCGGGTATTCAGGTGCTGGAAACTGATCTGGGGGAGTATATTTTACAGCTTGCCCATGAGCCTCCTTCTCATATCGTAGCGCCCGTAGTCCATAAAACCAAGGAAGAAATCTCCGATCTGTTTGCAGAAAAACACCAGAAACCCCGAAAAACAGGTATTGCTGAACTGTGTCTGGAGGCACGGGAGGAATTGCGACCAGGCTTTCTTGCAGCTGATATGGGGATTTCAGGCGCCAATTTTCTGATTGCGGAGTCAGGTTCGGCGCTGATTGTGACCAATGAAGGCAATGGCCGGCTGGTAACTACGCTCCCGCGTGTGCATGTGGCGATAACCGGTATAGAAAAAGTCGTGCCTACACTGGAAGATGTGAGTACCTTGATCAGGTTATTGCCTCGTTCTGCCACGGGGCAATCCATCACCAATTATGTCTCAGTGCTGACCGGCCCTAAAGGCACTGAAGATCAAGATGGCCCTGAGCATTTTCATATTGTTCTGCTTGATAACGGCAGAAGCAGCCTGCTGGGTAGCGAAATGCAATCCATGCTACGCTGTATTCGCTGCGGTGCCTGTATGAATCATTGTCCTGTTTATCAGAATATTGGCGGTCATGCTTATGGTTGGGTGTACCCTGGTCCAATGGGGTCTATACTGACACCTACTTTTGTCGGGCTGGAAAATGCAATGGACTTGCCGAACGCTTCTACACTTTGTGGTGCTTGCGGTGTAGTTTGCCCTGTTAAAATTCCTCTGCCGGATTTATTGCGCAAACTTCGAGAGAAGCAAGTTGAGCAAAAGTTACGGCCCAAGCGAGAGATGTTGGCATTGAGAGCGTGGAGCTGGATGGCGGGGCATCCGGTCTTCTATGCATTTGCTACACGTATTGCTGCCAGGCTGATGCACTGGATGGGCGGGCGTGAAGGCAGATTGCACTATCTGCCAGGAGCTGCAGGTTGGACAGATGGACGTGATATGTCCGTTCCGGAAGGGTCAACCTTTCGTGATCTTTATCGGAGGCGTAAATCATGA
- a CDS encoding (Fe-S)-binding protein: MRVGLFVTCLVDLMRPRIGFAVLQLLESSGYEVVVPESQTCCGQPGYNSGDTSAIKTLAMKFMREFEGCDYIVVPSGSCAGMIKVHYPECLKADPQLAEKMQAISERTFELTDFLLNVAKLKVLPGDFKGTITYHDSCSGLRELGVQRQPRELLAKMPDIQLIEMQESTTCCGFGGTFSVKYGEISTRMADNKCRHAEETGADAIVAGDLGCLLNIEGRLRRRGNLHTKVFHIAEILAGEDKK, encoded by the coding sequence ATGCGAGTCGGTTTGTTTGTAACCTGTCTGGTAGATTTGATGCGCCCTCGTATCGGATTTGCTGTATTGCAGTTGCTGGAATCTTCCGGGTATGAAGTTGTTGTGCCCGAATCGCAAACCTGTTGTGGTCAGCCAGGTTATAATTCTGGAGACACCTCGGCGATTAAAACCCTTGCTATGAAATTTATGCGTGAATTTGAAGGGTGCGATTACATCGTTGTACCTTCAGGTTCTTGTGCCGGTATGATCAAAGTGCACTATCCTGAGTGCTTAAAAGCTGATCCTCAATTAGCAGAAAAGATGCAGGCAATCAGTGAACGTACCTTTGAACTGACAGATTTTTTGCTGAATGTTGCTAAACTTAAAGTGCTGCCTGGTGATTTCAAGGGAACCATCACTTATCATGACTCTTGTTCAGGATTGCGTGAACTGGGTGTGCAAAGACAACCCCGAGAATTACTTGCCAAAATGCCTGACATACAACTAATTGAAATGCAGGAATCGACTACTTGCTGTGGCTTTGGTGGGACTTTTTCAGTGAAGTATGGCGAAATCTCAACCCGCATGGCAGATAACAAATGTCGCCATGCTGAAGAGACTGGAGCAGATGCTATCGTGGCTGGTGATCTTGGATGTTTATTAAATATTGAAGGTCGCCTGCGTCGGCGGGGTAATCTGCATACCAAGGTGTTTCATATTGCTGAAATACTGGCAGGGGAGGACAAAAAATAG
- a CDS encoding ABC transporter ATP-binding protein, with the protein MLLIKDLYAAYGKVQVLHGISLEVPKGKVVTLIGSNGAGKTTTMRAISGMIKPVSGRIQLGDKDITGMGSHKIAKSGLAHSPEGRRVFSTLSVTDNLQLGAFPRLTFGRPRGNVEQDMERVFELFPRLKERSEQLAGTLSGGEQQMLAMGRALMLNPDVILLDEPSMGLAPLLVEEVFRIIRHLKEKGVTMLLVEQFAAAALNVADYGYVMENGNISVHGPADQLKNDPAVKAAYLGAAH; encoded by the coding sequence ATGTTATTGATTAAAGATTTGTATGCTGCATACGGCAAAGTCCAGGTGTTGCACGGAATTTCCCTTGAAGTACCCAAGGGTAAGGTAGTGACATTGATCGGATCCAACGGTGCGGGAAAAACCACCACCATGCGTGCAATTTCCGGCATGATCAAGCCAGTAAGTGGGCGAATTCAACTTGGGGATAAAGATATTACCGGCATGGGTTCTCACAAAATTGCCAAGTCCGGGCTGGCGCATTCACCTGAAGGCAGACGTGTGTTTTCTACATTATCCGTCACAGATAATCTTCAGCTAGGGGCGTTCCCCCGGCTTACTTTTGGCCGTCCGCGTGGCAACGTGGAACAGGACATGGAGCGCGTATTCGAATTGTTTCCTCGTTTGAAAGAACGTTCTGAGCAGCTTGCAGGAACCCTTTCTGGCGGCGAGCAGCAAATGCTGGCCATGGGCCGTGCGTTGATGCTTAACCCGGATGTGATATTGCTGGACGAGCCCTCTATGGGGTTGGCACCGCTGCTGGTAGAGGAAGTTTTTCGCATTATTCGCCACCTGAAAGAAAAGGGTGTCACCATGTTGCTGGTTGAACAGTTTGCAGCAGCTGCACTGAATGTGGCCGACTATGGCTATGTGATGGAAAACGGCAATATTTCTGTGCACGGTCCGGCTGATCAACTGAAAAATGACCCCGCTGTGAAGGCCGCCTATCTCGGCGCTGCGCATTAA
- a CDS encoding branched-chain amino acid ABC transporter ATP-binding protein/permease, translated as MGLIKKVLLGVAIVGLASLPHVWANPYYIHLMVVIGIYAILLLGLDIVVGYIGEVSLGHAALFGIGSYTAGVLNFQLGVPFLLAVPASIAVTAVFGAILALPALRVNGPYLAMVTLAFGTIVQILINEMTFLTNGPMGLSLRKPVFFGHQLNGMDYYYVVLAALLLTIVVVNRILKSYLGRAFEALRDSPVASDCMAVSVYRYKVYAFVISAALAGLAGSLFTYSEEYISPNTYNFELTILFLLAVIMGGRKTRTGAIIGSIIIVMLPNWLSDIELFRKIAVVIAAIGIVYVAYALVSRKRTPQEMILPLFLTVGLAVFAYWIENITDYRLTIFGVMILFVVYYLPDGIMGFLRSIVQKFRPQWIHHHEIVTEVGDTKHIWAAPDHPLTSKGHLLEVRNMVMQFGGLKALNEVQLEIAKGTVHGLIGPNGSGKSTMMNVLTGIYKPTEGEIEFNGKLISGSTPSDIASEGIARTFQNVQLFGEMTAIENVLVGLHHTYRSNLLGIIFNTKHYRAEEHAARLRAASLLKFVGLADLANEEARNLPYGKQRMLEIARALGLNPSLLLLDEPAAGLTAPDIKELIVMIEKIKEHGITIILIEHHMDVVMSISDTVSVLDFGTKIAEGKPAEVQTDEKVIEAYLGGNADEQAA; from the coding sequence ATGGGGTTGATCAAAAAAGTTTTACTGGGTGTTGCCATAGTCGGGTTAGCTTCGTTACCTCATGTGTGGGCCAATCCTTATTATATTCATCTGATGGTTGTGATTGGTATTTATGCCATTTTGCTGCTGGGGCTGGATATCGTAGTAGGGTATATCGGTGAAGTGTCGTTAGGACATGCGGCGTTATTTGGCATCGGTTCATATACAGCAGGGGTGCTGAACTTTCAGCTTGGTGTGCCTTTCTTGCTGGCCGTGCCGGCCAGTATTGCCGTCACTGCCGTGTTTGGTGCAATTCTGGCGTTACCCGCACTACGAGTAAATGGTCCGTATCTGGCGATGGTGACATTGGCTTTCGGTACGATTGTGCAAATTCTGATCAACGAGATGACTTTCCTGACCAATGGTCCAATGGGTTTGTCTCTGCGTAAACCGGTATTCTTCGGACATCAGTTGAATGGCATGGATTATTACTACGTTGTGTTGGCAGCGTTGCTGCTCACCATTGTGGTGGTAAACCGTATTTTAAAGTCTTATCTGGGACGTGCTTTCGAGGCGTTGCGTGACAGTCCTGTTGCCTCGGATTGTATGGCAGTGAGTGTATATCGGTACAAAGTCTATGCTTTTGTGATCAGTGCGGCTTTAGCGGGCTTGGCCGGTAGCCTGTTTACTTATTCCGAGGAATATATTTCCCCTAATACCTATAATTTTGAATTGACGATTCTGTTCCTGCTGGCAGTGATCATGGGGGGGCGAAAAACCCGTACTGGCGCCATTATTGGCTCAATTATCATTGTGATGCTGCCAAACTGGTTGTCCGATATAGAGTTATTCCGAAAGATTGCTGTAGTGATTGCCGCTATTGGCATTGTTTACGTAGCTTATGCACTGGTATCCAGAAAACGTACTCCACAGGAAATGATTTTGCCATTGTTTCTGACGGTAGGTTTGGCAGTATTCGCATACTGGATAGAAAATATTACGGATTATCGCCTGACGATTTTTGGCGTGATGATTCTCTTTGTTGTGTATTACCTACCAGACGGCATCATGGGATTTTTGCGTAGCATTGTGCAGAAGTTTCGCCCGCAGTGGATACATCACCATGAAATCGTGACTGAAGTAGGCGATACGAAGCATATCTGGGCGGCTCCTGATCACCCATTGACCAGTAAAGGGCATTTGCTGGAAGTACGTAATATGGTCATGCAATTTGGCGGTTTGAAGGCACTGAACGAAGTGCAGCTGGAAATTGCTAAAGGCACCGTACATGGCTTGATTGGGCCAAACGGTTCTGGAAAAAGCACGATGATGAATGTTTTGACGGGTATCTATAAACCGACAGAAGGTGAAATCGAGTTTAACGGTAAGCTTATTTCCGGTAGTACCCCATCTGATATTGCAAGCGAGGGCATTGCACGCACTTTCCAGAACGTGCAGTTGTTTGGAGAAATGACTGCCATAGAAAACGTATTGGTAGGCTTGCATCATACTTATCGCAGCAATCTGTTAGGCATCATTTTCAATACAAAACATTACCGTGCAGAGGAGCATGCGGCCAGATTACGTGCTGCAAGTTTGCTGAAATTTGTTGGATTGGCCGATCTGGCAAATGAAGAAGCGCGAAACCTGCCCTATGGTAAGCAGCGTATGCTGGAAATTGCACGCGCATTGGGTTTGAATCCAAGTTTGCTGCTGCTGGACGAACCCGCTGCCGGATTGACTGCACCAGACATCAAGGAATTGATTGTGATGATCGAAAAGATCAAAGAGCATGGCATCACGATTATTCTGATCGAACACCATATGGATGTCGTAATGAGTATTTCAGATACGGTATCAGTGCTGGATTTTGGCACCAAGATTGCTGAAGGCAAGCCTGCTGAAGTGCAGACAGATGAAAAAGTGATCGAAGCCTATCTCGGCGGTAACGCCGATGAGCAGGCAGCATAA
- a CDS encoding LutC/YkgG family protein, whose amino-acid sequence MNARERMLARLAAHTMNIAETIGDMDAYIARHNRGPIPAIGRDLVACFRDRAAKLSSDVTTVSSLLEVPTTAAAYLRERNLPVEAVCWPELETMDWRTAGITVQARSAIGSDLVGITGAFCGIAETGTLMFLSGATTPATVSLLPETHIAILPASRVVSSMEDAWVLLRKEFGKLPRAVNFVSGPSRTADIEQTVTLGAHGPYRVFIILTLSE is encoded by the coding sequence ATGAATGCGCGCGAGAGAATGCTTGCACGCTTAGCTGCTCACACCATGAATATCGCTGAAACTATTGGTGATATGGACGCCTATATTGCCAGACATAATCGTGGACCGATACCGGCGATTGGGCGGGATTTGGTAGCGTGTTTCAGGGATCGGGCTGCCAAGCTGTCAAGTGATGTTACCACTGTTTCCAGTTTGCTTGAGGTGCCGACCACAGCAGCAGCTTACCTGCGAGAGCGCAATCTCCCCGTTGAAGCGGTTTGCTGGCCAGAACTCGAAACAATGGACTGGCGTACTGCCGGAATAACGGTTCAGGCCCGTTCTGCTATTGGCAGTGATCTGGTGGGCATCACAGGCGCGTTTTGCGGCATAGCAGAAACCGGTACATTGATGTTTTTATCTGGCGCTACTACGCCGGCAACTGTCAGTTTGCTACCGGAAACGCATATTGCAATATTGCCAGCGAGTCGGGTTGTGTCATCCATGGAAGATGCATGGGTGTTGCTACGAAAAGAGTTTGGTAAATTACCGAGAGCCGTCAATTTTGTGTCCGGCCCTTCCCGAACAGCGGATATTGAGCAGACCGTGACATTAGGGGCGCATGGTCCCTATCGAGTGTTTATAATTTTGACGTTGTCAGAGTGA
- a CDS encoding IclR family transcriptional regulator, with amino-acid sequence MSATESKSSIQVIDRMMNLLDALADHPDPMNLKQLAHLTGLHPSSAHRILNVMVEKHIVDRIEPGTYCLGIKLLALGDLVKSRINIRKIALPFMQALNAELGETVNLILRQGDEVVYVERTSTERSMMRVVQLVGARAPIHITAVGKIFLAEEGPHACEEYANRTGLPAYTNHTITDFERLCKAVQQAKKQGYAFDDEEAEKGVCCIGAGIYDADHHIIAGLSVSAPTDRLNKKWATRVKQAADEISRTMGCRY; translated from the coding sequence TTGAGCGCCACCGAATCCAAATCTTCCATCCAGGTGATCGATCGCATGATGAACTTGCTTGATGCTTTGGCCGATCATCCTGACCCAATGAACTTGAAGCAACTCGCCCATTTAACTGGCTTACATCCTTCAAGTGCGCATCGCATACTCAATGTCATGGTTGAAAAGCATATTGTAGACCGTATCGAACCGGGCACCTATTGCCTGGGTATCAAGTTGCTGGCGCTGGGTGATCTGGTTAAATCCCGTATCAACATTCGCAAAATCGCACTGCCTTTCATGCAGGCTCTCAATGCAGAACTAGGTGAAACAGTCAATTTAATACTACGTCAGGGCGATGAAGTAGTTTATGTCGAACGCACATCTACTGAACGATCCATGATGCGGGTAGTGCAACTGGTTGGCGCACGCGCACCTATCCACATTACGGCAGTAGGCAAGATATTTTTAGCTGAGGAAGGGCCGCACGCCTGCGAAGAATATGCAAATCGTACAGGGCTACCTGCCTATACAAATCATACCATTACAGATTTTGAACGTTTGTGCAAAGCAGTTCAGCAAGCTAAAAAACAGGGGTATGCGTTTGATGATGAAGAAGCAGAAAAAGGGGTGTGTTGTATTGGTGCTGGCATCTACGATGCGGACCACCACATCATAGCAGGGCTGTCTGTTTCTGCCCCAACTGATAGATTAAACAAGAAATGGGCCACCAGGGTAAAACAAGCAGCCGACGAGATTTCCAGAACGATGGGGTGCCGCTACTAA
- a CDS encoding peroxiredoxin, which yields MMVNLVSLPENLPVPTDDGGCSHLAGMKLPSIYLPSTSGQLVDCSGLNQRVVLYCYPMTGRPDVSLPEGWDDIPGARGCTPEACGFRDHYQEVKTLGTEIYGLSTQKTAYQQETVARLHLPYALLSDADYSFTKALKLPVFEVDSVVLIKRLTLIVMQGVIEHVFYPVFPPDKHAAEVLTWLRSH from the coding sequence ATGATGGTTAATTTAGTCAGCCTGCCGGAAAACTTGCCTGTACCCACTGATGATGGTGGGTGTTCACACCTTGCCGGGATGAAGCTTCCTTCTATTTATTTACCGTCTACATCTGGCCAGCTTGTAGATTGTTCAGGATTGAATCAGCGTGTCGTTCTCTATTGTTATCCCATGACAGGCAGGCCAGATGTCAGTTTGCCAGAAGGGTGGGACGATATCCCCGGGGCCAGAGGATGCACCCCGGAAGCATGCGGGTTTCGGGATCATTATCAGGAAGTAAAAACGCTAGGTACAGAAATTTATGGTTTGAGTACTCAAAAAACAGCATACCAACAAGAAACAGTAGCACGTCTGCATCTGCCCTATGCGCTTTTAAGTGATGCGGATTATTCGTTTACCAAGGCATTAAAGCTTCCTGTGTTTGAAGTGGATTCCGTGGTGTTAATTAAAAGACTGACCTTGATTGTTATGCAAGGTGTTATTGAGCATGTGTTCTACCCTGTTTTTCCACCTGACAAGCATGCGGCAGAAGTACTGACATGGCTCAGATCACATTAA
- the pbpG gene encoding D-alanyl-D-alanine endopeptidase, with amino-acid sequence MRKILMAGAMLAASLTLTTFSVSLFAADSGSVSKTKSSKSVAKKSRVKKAIPSTHASNKRSSRHHAKNLGNAELDVGNGPLKLASSAAMVFDENNDKPLFAKNATTMQPIASITKLMTAMVVLDAQLPMDEYLTVENADVDTLRNSGSRLGVGTVLTRTEMLRLALMSSENRAASALGRTYPGGINAFVAAMNRKAASLGMLHSRFVDSSGLHSENVSTAEDLVKMVTAGYRYDLIREYTTTSNYGVELSNSGRNLEFNNTNALVKNKSKDWDIGLSKTGYISEAGRCLVMHVNISNRPMVIVLLDSVGKFTRIGDANRIKKWVENNRSGSVAASRKSSNDV; translated from the coding sequence ATGCGGAAAATTTTGATGGCAGGAGCGATGCTTGCAGCTTCGCTGACACTTACAACTTTTAGTGTTTCACTGTTTGCTGCAGATTCAGGTTCTGTATCTAAAACAAAATCATCCAAGTCAGTCGCCAAAAAATCCAGAGTAAAAAAAGCAATACCAAGTACCCACGCTTCAAATAAACGGTCTTCCAGGCATCACGCTAAAAACTTAGGTAACGCGGAACTGGATGTTGGGAACGGGCCGCTGAAGCTGGCCTCTTCTGCTGCGATGGTTTTTGATGAAAACAACGACAAACCGCTTTTTGCTAAAAATGCGACGACTATGCAGCCCATTGCTTCCATCACCAAATTAATGACAGCCATGGTTGTGCTGGACGCGCAACTGCCTATGGATGAATATCTCACTGTTGAAAATGCGGATGTGGATACACTGCGTAATTCAGGCTCCAGGCTTGGAGTGGGAACTGTATTAACGCGAACTGAAATGTTGCGGCTTGCGTTGATGTCTTCTGAAAATCGTGCTGCTTCGGCATTGGGGCGTACTTACCCTGGCGGAATCAATGCATTTGTTGCCGCCATGAATCGCAAAGCGGCTTCATTAGGGATGCTTCACAGTCGGTTTGTCGACTCTTCTGGCTTGCATAGTGAAAATGTCTCTACTGCCGAAGACCTGGTCAAGATGGTGACGGCAGGTTATCGTTATGACCTGATCCGTGAATACACCACGACTTCCAATTATGGTGTGGAACTAAGCAATTCGGGACGCAATCTGGAATTCAATAATACCAACGCCCTTGTGAAAAACAAAAGCAAGGATTGGGATATTGGTTTAAGTAAGACAGGCTATATTTCTGAAGCGGGCCGTTGTCTGGTGATGCACGTGAATATCTCGAACCGCCCAATGGTGATTGTATTGCTGGATTCCGTCGGAAAGTTCACTCGTATTGGCGATGCCAATCGTATCAAGAAATGGGTTGAAAACAATCGAAGCGGAAGTGTAGCCGCATCACGCAAATCCTCTAATGATGTCTGA
- a CDS encoding ABC transporter substrate-binding protein, with protein sequence MNLKLKSIVAALALCATSTSFAADPIKIGVSGPFTGGSSPMGVSMRDGVKLAADEINKKGGVLGRQIELIERDDEAKNERGVQVAQELINKERVIATLGYINTGVALASQRFYQEAKLPVINNVATGSLVTKQFVPPQYPDNYIFRTSANDTIQSAMIVNEATEKQKFTKVAILADSTNYGQLGREDLEKALAAKNMKPVAVEKFNIKDVDMTAQLLKAKEAGAQAILTYAIGPELAQIANGMEKLGWKVPMIGSWTLSMGNFIDNAGKNGAGARMPQTFIQEPNTPKRKAFIEAYQKAYKVDRIPSPVSAAQGYDSMYIMAAAIQQAGGTDGVKIREALENLNTKVDGVITTYNHPYTHDDHEAITMNMVVMGEVKDGHVVYAYESDKGTVVREKIKHKAPAKK encoded by the coding sequence ATGAACCTGAAGCTTAAATCCATCGTAGCCGCGCTTGCCTTGTGCGCTACATCAACCTCATTTGCAGCAGATCCCATTAAGATTGGTGTTTCTGGTCCCTTTACCGGTGGCTCTTCACCTATGGGTGTCAGCATGCGTGACGGTGTAAAGCTTGCTGCCGATGAAATTAACAAAAAAGGTGGTGTGCTCGGACGCCAGATCGAATTGATTGAGCGGGATGATGAAGCGAAAAACGAGCGCGGTGTACAAGTAGCACAGGAATTGATCAACAAAGAACGTGTGATTGCTACCCTGGGTTATATCAACACGGGTGTTGCGCTAGCCTCGCAGCGTTTCTACCAGGAAGCCAAATTGCCAGTGATTAACAATGTGGCAACTGGATCCCTCGTCACCAAGCAGTTTGTTCCCCCTCAATATCCAGATAATTACATTTTCCGTACTTCTGCTAACGATACCATTCAATCTGCCATGATCGTGAATGAGGCGACTGAAAAGCAAAAGTTCACCAAAGTAGCTATCTTGGCTGATTCTACCAATTATGGCCAGTTGGGACGTGAAGATCTGGAAAAAGCATTGGCGGCAAAAAATATGAAACCGGTTGCTGTTGAGAAATTCAACATCAAAGACGTGGATATGACTGCACAGTTGCTGAAAGCAAAAGAAGCCGGGGCGCAGGCAATCTTGACTTACGCTATCGGACCAGAGCTTGCGCAAATTGCCAACGGTATGGAGAAGCTGGGCTGGAAGGTACCGATGATTGGTAGCTGGACGTTGTCTATGGGCAACTTCATCGATAATGCCGGTAAAAATGGCGCAGGTGCACGCATGCCGCAAACCTTTATTCAGGAGCCAAATACGCCAAAACGTAAAGCATTTATTGAAGCCTATCAGAAAGCTTACAAGGTTGACCGCATCCCTTCACCCGTATCCGCAGCGCAGGGTTACGACTCCATGTACATTATGGCTGCTGCTATCCAGCAGGCAGGTGGCACGGATGGTGTGAAGATTCGGGAAGCGCTTGAGAACCTGAATACAAAAGTGGACGGCGTAATTACGACCTATAACCATCCTTACACACATGATGACCACGAAGCAATTACCATGAACATGGTTGTCATGGGCGAAGTAAAGGATGGACATGTGGTTTACGCCTATGAGTCAGACAAAGGTACGGTGGTACGTGAAAAAATTAAGCACAAGGCACCTGCCAAGAAATAA